The genomic interval TTTTTCGGCAACGGGCGTTTCGACGCCATGAAGTCCCGGCTCGCCGTCGCGGACTCGGTGCTCACCAGGCGCCTGGCGGGTCTGGTGGAGTCGGGGCTGCTCGAGAAGAAGGCGTACGACGACGGCGGGCGCCCGCGCCAGGAGTACGTCCTGACTCCTAAGGGTGAGGATGCGCTCCCGGTGCTGAACGCCGTGGTGATGTGGGCGGAAAAGCACCTCCCGGCACCTTCCGAACAGGCCCACATGTTCGTGATCCATTCCGGCTGCGGCCAGCGGACCAGCTCCGCGGACACCTGCACCGGCTGCGGGGAACGGCTCACGGCCGCCAACACCAGCTGGCACAGCCTCACCCGGACGGACGCGCCCGTCGCACTCGCAACGGCCGCCGCATGAGCGCCACCGAAACCAGCCGCCGCCGGCGCCTGCACCCGGCCTGGATCGTCGCTGCCGTCGCCTTCCTTGCCCTTGTGGGAGCCGCCGGATTCCGGGCCGCCCCGGGTGTGCTGATGGTGCCGCTGCAGCAGGAGTTCGGCTGGTCCACCACCGTCCTGTCCGCAGCCGTCAGCATCAACCTGGTGCTGTTTGGCCTGACCGCTCCCTTCGCCGCGGCCCTGATGGAACGGTTCGGGATCCGGGCCGTCACCGCCACCGCCCTGGTGATGATCGGCGCCGGCAGCGCGCTCACGGTCCTTGTCACCCAGTCCTGGCAGATCCTCCTGACGTGGGGACTGCTGATCGGGCTCGGCACCGGCTCCATGGCGCTCGTCTTTGCCGCCACCATCGCCAACACCTGGTTCTCCAAGAGCCGGGGCCTGGTGATCGGCATCCTGACCGCCGGCAGCGCCGCGGGCCAGCTGGTCTTCCTGCCGTTCATCGCGATGCTGGCCCAGGATCCCGGCTGGCGGC from Pseudarthrobacter sp. SSS035 carries:
- a CDS encoding helix-turn-helix domain-containing protein; the encoded protein is MVLRSDWSQRNCSMARGLDILGDPWSMLVLREVFFGNGRFDAMKSRLAVADSVLTRRLAGLVESGLLEKKAYDDGGRPRQEYVLTPKGEDALPVLNAVVMWAEKHLPAPSEQAHMFVIHSGCGQRTSSADTCTGCGERLTAANTSWHSLTRTDAPVALATAAA